TGATATCTTGAAGCAGAAGCATTTATTAAACTTTTTATATTTTTGCCTTGCGTTTTCCATTCTATTCATGTATACTCAAACTTGCGATATTTTGCGAAAGTGGGGTGAAATAATGGCGAATATCAAATCAGCAAAGAAAAGAATCAGTGTCATCGCAAAGAAGACAGCAGTCAACAGAAGAGTTAAATCTCATCTGAAGGCGATCGTGAAGAATTTTGACGGAGCAATTGCTACCGGAGATTTTGACACAGCGAAAGCTAAGCTGGCTTTAGCAGAAAAGAAATTGATGCAGGCAGCTGCAAAAGGAACCATTCATAAGAATGCTGCTTCCAGAAAAGTTTCCAGAATGACGACTAGATTCAACAAAGCAAAAGCAGAATAATCTCACCCGTCCCCACAGTGCATAAGTTAAATGCACAAAATATGGAAACAATTAATCATGCCAGAGCTGGCGGTGTCTCCCAGTTCATGGCATGATTTATTTTGCTTTTAATCAAGGAACGACATAGGGAAGATAAACGGATAAAGAAATAAATACGATCCAAAATTGCAAGAATAAGCCCATCAACCGTGGCTGAAAGCAGCTGTCGGAAGGTTTTTTCTGCACTCTCCGCTTAATTGAGCAGCTTGTTCAGCTACTGTCAAACACGGTTTATGGATAGGTTTGTTTGACAGCCTGAACATAGCGAAATGAAGCGCTGAGAGTGTCAAAAACCTGACCAGCTGATGAATCCGCGGCTGGTGGGCTTATTCTACTTGCGGATCGCTGTAAGCTT
This genomic window from Clostridiales bacterium contains:
- a CDS encoding 30S ribosomal protein S20 translates to MANIKSAKKRISVIAKKTAVNRRVKSHLKAIVKNFDGAIATGDFDTAKAKLALAEKKLMQAAAKGTIHKNAASRKVSRMTTRFNKAKAE